In the Coleofasciculus chthonoplastes PCC 7420 genome, one interval contains:
- a CDS encoding carbohydrate ABC transporter permease, translated as MSVFSKILSVIIAVIIGCGGVLGVFYAMNYLANTLPHKWRSRILPWIYLAPALLVLTAYLILPTLNTIYISFLDRRSQNFVGWENYQFAFTSEAMLVAFRNNLLWLVLVTGFSVGFGLILAVLMDKVRYEPLAKSLIFLPMAISFVGASVIWRFVYAFRPAGAAQIGLLNGIITSLGFEPVGWLVERSINNFALIAIMIWLQTGFCLVLLSAAVKGIPKDIIEAARMDGASEVQIFWRITIPMIRSTLAVVTTTVVIMVLKVFDIVFVMTAGNQGTEVIASRMIKEMFNYRDYGRGSAIAVILLLAIVPIMVVNIRRFRQQETSR; from the coding sequence ATGTCAGTTTTTAGTAAAATTCTCAGTGTAATTATCGCCGTAATTATTGGCTGTGGCGGTGTACTTGGCGTATTTTATGCCATGAATTACCTAGCCAACACCTTACCTCATAAATGGCGATCGCGAATTCTACCTTGGATTTATCTCGCTCCCGCCCTGCTGGTGCTGACGGCATACTTGATTCTACCGACGTTGAATACAATTTACATCAGTTTTCTGGATCGGCGATCGCAAAATTTTGTCGGCTGGGAGAATTATCAGTTTGCGTTTACCAGTGAGGCGATGCTGGTGGCGTTTCGCAATAATTTGTTGTGGCTGGTTCTGGTAACTGGGTTTAGTGTTGGGTTTGGCTTGATTCTGGCGGTACTCATGGATAAGGTACGCTATGAACCCCTCGCCAAGTCGCTAATCTTTCTACCCATGGCAATTTCCTTTGTCGGTGCGAGTGTGATTTGGCGGTTTGTTTATGCCTTTCGTCCAGCCGGAGCAGCGCAAATTGGTTTGCTTAATGGTATCATCACCAGCCTGGGATTTGAACCCGTGGGCTGGTTAGTGGAACGTTCGATTAACAATTTTGCCCTGATTGCGATTATGATATGGTTGCAAACGGGTTTCTGTCTGGTGTTGCTTTCCGCCGCCGTTAAAGGGATTCCCAAAGATATTATCGAAGCCGCCCGCATGGATGGCGCGAGTGAGGTGCAAATTTTCTGGCGGATTACCATCCCGATGATTCGTTCCACCTTAGCGGTGGTGACAACAACGGTGGTGATCATGGTGCTTAAGGTGTTTGATATTGTCTTTGTGATGACGGCGGGGAATCAAGGTACAGAAGTAATTGCCTCACGGATGATTAAAGAAATGTTTAACTATCGCGACTATGGCAGGGGGAGTGCGATCGCGGTTATCTTATTACTAGCAATTGTACCAATCATGGTCGTGAATATCCGCCGCTTCCGTCAGCAAGAAACAAGCCGATGA
- the tnpA gene encoding IS200/IS605 family transposase, producing the protein MRKNSYEYRHYNHAIGLCVVHLVWIPKRRKKVLVGKIRDRIFEIFSELATEKGWHIRALEVAPDHIHLFVEIHPTDAIYQVAKAFKGRSANYLRKEFPELKKLPSLWTNSYFFSTAGNVSAATIQRYINDPHHG; encoded by the coding sequence ATGCGAAAAAATTCATACGAGTATAGGCACTACAACCACGCTATTGGATTGTGTGTTGTTCACTTGGTCTGGATACCTAAGCGTCGCAAAAAAGTGCTAGTGGGAAAGATTCGTGACAGAATATTTGAGATATTCAGTGAATTAGCCACAGAAAAGGGTTGGCACATTAGAGCGCTTGAAGTTGCACCAGACCACATTCACCTGTTTGTTGAAATTCATCCGACAGACGCAATTTACCAGGTAGCAAAAGCCTTCAAAGGACGGAGTGCAAACTACCTTAGAAAGGAGTTTCCTGAACTCAAGAAACTTCCCTCTTTGTGGACAAATAGCTATTTTTTTTCAACGGCAGGCAATGTCAGTGCAGCAACAATCCAGAGATACATTAACGACCCTCATCACGGTTAA
- a CDS encoding RNA-guided endonuclease InsQ/TnpB family protein has translation MAKSKKPRGVQQMLLHPDKEAKAVLEYLCEQSGKLYNMGVYFARQTFFKTSKLLTGKFDLIYEQSVGKSKIAQSLPSTPAQQTLLSVAEAFKSYKRLRQAWFKGQLPNKPKPPNYLKGSRLFKVAYPNSGGQKPKLVDGQLQFSLGLTVKRWFGIDSFRLPAPSHLDMAKVKEWTILPKNGVFYLEASYEIPKQETFVGIDDQALAIDLGTADNLAACVDTLGNSFLIDARAMKAFNQYWNKQVSTRKEGKPQGYWDTFLDRVTRKRNHRIRDGINKAARLIINHCLKYGISTIVLGWNEGFKDNANMGRLNNQKFVQIPLGKLKDRLQQLCEVYGIHLEVTEEAYTSKASYLDGDSLPKFGEKPDGWKASGRRVKRGLYRSGNGAIVNADLNGSANILRKVARKLGIDLNRLSRRCLATVARVRLWQLPQPALSAESPCL, from the coding sequence ATGGCTAAAAGCAAGAAGCCTAGAGGAGTACAACAGATGTTGCTGCATCCCGACAAAGAAGCAAAAGCCGTCCTAGAATATCTATGTGAGCAGTCAGGAAAGCTCTATAACATGGGCGTGTACTTTGCCCGTCAGACTTTTTTCAAGACCAGCAAGCTCTTGACGGGAAAGTTTGACTTGATTTATGAGCAAAGCGTGGGCAAGAGTAAAATTGCTCAGTCCCTACCCTCAACACCAGCACAGCAAACACTATTAAGTGTCGCTGAAGCGTTCAAATCCTATAAAAGGTTGCGTCAAGCTTGGTTCAAAGGGCAATTACCAAATAAGCCCAAGCCACCTAATTATTTAAAAGGGTCAAGACTGTTCAAGGTAGCTTATCCCAATTCAGGAGGACAGAAGCCTAAGCTAGTTGATGGTCAACTTCAGTTCTCACTGGGTTTAACCGTTAAGCGTTGGTTCGGAATTGATAGCTTCAGGCTACCTGCTCCAAGCCACCTTGATATGGCTAAGGTTAAGGAATGGACTATTTTGCCTAAAAATGGTGTTTTTTACCTGGAGGCTTCCTACGAAATTCCCAAACAGGAGACATTCGTGGGGATTGACGACCAAGCATTAGCAATTGATTTAGGTACAGCCGACAATCTAGCTGCTTGTGTTGATACTCTGGGCAACTCTTTTCTAATTGATGCCCGTGCCATGAAAGCATTTAATCAATACTGGAATAAGCAGGTTTCGACCAGGAAAGAAGGAAAACCACAAGGGTACTGGGATACCTTTCTTGACCGAGTGACCCGTAAACGCAATCACCGGATTAGGGATGGCATTAACAAGGCAGCTCGGTTGATTATCAATCACTGCTTAAAATATGGCATAAGTACGATTGTTCTAGGATGGAATGAGGGGTTCAAAGATAATGCCAATATGGGTAGACTGAACAACCAAAAATTTGTTCAAATACCATTGGGTAAACTAAAAGATCGATTGCAGCAATTGTGTGAAGTTTATGGCATTCACTTAGAAGTCACCGAAGAGGCGTATACCAGTAAAGCTAGTTATCTTGATGGAGACTCCCTACCTAAGTTTGGTGAAAAACCAGACGGGTGGAAAGCATCAGGAAGACGAGTAAAGCGTGGCTTGTACCGTAGTGGAAATGGCGCAATTGTAAATGCTGATTTAAACGGCAGCGCTAATATTTTAAGAAAAGTAGCCAGAAAGTTAGGTATTGACCTAAACCGACTGAGTAGACGGTGCTTGGCGACCGTAGCGAGAGTTAGGTTGTGGCAACTTCCACAACCTGCTCTGTCGGCAGAATCCCCGTGTCTTTAG
- a CDS encoding carbohydrate ABC transporter permease: protein MKSKRRPKSNSVKHLSHQLQNAFNSLPVHLSIIVISLIWTLPTVGLLISSLRPKDDLLESGWWMVFQHPFDFTQYQLGNYIDVLTAEGMGQAFLNSFTIAIPATVIPIAIATFAAYAFSWMEFPGRQLLFILVVALLVVPLQMTLIPVLRSYNHLGLSGSFLGVWLAHTGYGMPLGIYLLRNYIGSLPKDLIEAAAVDGASHLTTFTRLIVPLSLPAIASFAVFQFLWVWNDLLVALVYLGGTPDVAPLTMRLTTLVGSRGEAWHLLTAGAFITMIVPLIVFFALQRYFVRGILAGSVKG, encoded by the coding sequence ATGAAATCTAAACGTCGCCCTAAATCGAATTCTGTGAAACATCTGTCTCATCAGTTACAAAATGCCTTTAATAGCCTTCCGGTTCACCTGAGTATCATCGTCATTTCCTTAATTTGGACTTTACCCACCGTTGGCTTATTGATCAGTTCCCTACGCCCCAAGGATGATTTGTTAGAAAGTGGCTGGTGGATGGTGTTTCAACATCCCTTTGATTTCACCCAATATCAGTTAGGAAATTATATCGATGTTTTGACGGCGGAAGGAATGGGACAAGCATTTCTAAATAGCTTTACCATTGCCATTCCCGCCACTGTTATTCCCATTGCGATTGCCACGTTTGCGGCTTATGCATTTTCTTGGATGGAGTTTCCAGGGCGTCAGTTGTTATTTATTTTAGTGGTGGCGTTGCTGGTTGTTCCCTTACAGATGACGCTAATTCCGGTACTGCGATCCTATAATCACTTGGGATTATCGGGTTCGTTTTTGGGTGTGTGGTTAGCCCATACGGGGTATGGGATGCCGTTGGGGATTTATTTACTCCGGAATTATATTGGTTCCCTACCCAAGGATTTAATCGAAGCGGCGGCGGTGGATGGGGCGTCACATTTGACCACATTTACACGCTTAATTGTACCCCTTTCCCTACCCGCGATCGCCTCCTTTGCCGTGTTTCAATTTTTATGGGTATGGAATGATTTATTAGTCGCCTTAGTGTATCTGGGCGGAACACCGGATGTCGCCCCCTTAACCATGCGCTTAACCACGTTGGTGGGATCTCGCGGCGAAGCGTGGCATTTACTGACAGCCGGGGCATTTATCACGATGATTGTACCTCTGATTGTCTTTTTTGCCCTACAACGGTATTTTGTCCGGGGGATTTTGGCAGGTTCGGTTAAGGGGTAA
- a CDS encoding M16 family metallopeptidase has product MTSTLLKTPPLNAPTIETLPNGLTIVAEQMPVDAVNLNVWVNVGSAVESDPINGMAHFLEHMVFKGTPRLNSGEFERLIEERGAVTNAATSHDYTHYYITTAPKDFAQLAPLQLDVVLNALIPDDAFERERLVVLEEIRRSEDSPRRRTFRRALETSFDYLPYRRPVLGPTSVIESLTAQQMRDFHNTWYQPKTMTAVAVGNLPVDELIETVAQGFAQAGVKHDSDYTSRLTYKPESPFTDIVRREYVDSTLQQARLVMVWRVPGLKQLESTYPLDVLAAILGQGRMSRLVRDLREDRKLVTHIGVSNMTQQLQGIFYISAQLPTENLDIVEAAIGEHIRQLQTECVAATDIARIRTQVANRFTFSNEKPSDRTSLYGYYHSQLGDLTPALNYPARIQAVNAHEIQQAAQDYLATNAYGIVTMKPA; this is encoded by the coding sequence ATGACTTCAACTCTGCTCAAAACTCCACCTCTAAATGCCCCAACTATTGAGACATTACCCAATGGTCTAACCATTGTGGCAGAACAGATGCCTGTCGATGCGGTTAACCTGAATGTCTGGGTGAATGTGGGTTCCGCCGTTGAATCGGACCCGATTAACGGGATGGCGCATTTTCTCGAACACATGGTTTTTAAGGGAACACCGCGCTTGAACAGTGGCGAATTTGAGCGGCTGATTGAAGAACGTGGTGCGGTGACGAATGCAGCAACCAGTCACGATTACACGCATTATTACATCACCACAGCCCCCAAAGATTTTGCCCAACTCGCACCTTTACAACTGGATGTGGTGTTAAATGCCCTGATTCCTGATGACGCCTTTGAACGGGAACGGTTAGTCGTGTTAGAAGAAATTCGGCGTTCGGAAGATAGTCCCCGTCGCCGCACCTTTCGGCGGGCGTTAGAAACCAGCTTTGACTATCTCCCCTACCGTCGCCCGGTACTTGGACCGACTTCTGTGATTGAAAGCTTAACCGCTCAGCAGATGCGGGATTTTCATAACACCTGGTATCAACCCAAGACGATGACAGCCGTAGCCGTGGGCAATTTACCCGTGGACGAGTTGATTGAAACGGTAGCGCAGGGATTTGCTCAAGCTGGGGTTAAGCATGACTCGGACTATACCTCCCGTCTCACCTATAAGCCAGAATCACCGTTTACCGATATTGTGCGCCGAGAATATGTCGATTCGACATTACAGCAGGCGCGATTGGTCATGGTTTGGCGAGTACCGGGATTAAAACAGTTGGAGAGTACCTATCCATTAGATGTTTTAGCCGCTATCTTAGGACAGGGGCGGATGTCGCGGTTGGTGCGAGATTTGCGCGAAGACCGTAAACTGGTGACTCATATTGGGGTGAGTAATATGACTCAGCAGCTACAGGGGATATTTTATATTTCCGCCCAACTTCCGACAGAGAACTTAGACATTGTGGAAGCGGCGATTGGGGAACATATTCGTCAGCTACAAACCGAATGTGTCGCAGCGACGGACATTGCCCGAATTCGTACCCAGGTGGCGAATCGCTTTACCTTTAGTAATGAGAAACCGAGCGATCGCACCAGTCTATATGGGTATTATCACTCCCAATTAGGTGATTTAACCCCAGCCCTAAATTATCCGGCTCGCATTCAAGCCGTCAATGCTCACGAAATTCAACAGGCTGCCCAGGATTATCTGGCAACGAATGCGTATGGGATTGTGACCATGAAACCAGCGTAA